Proteins from one Vibrio pomeroyi genomic window:
- a CDS encoding efflux RND transporter permease subunit, with amino-acid sequence MNFLAYFANRQFLARIITVMVLLTGAMSLMQLNLQEYPDVAMDTAEIETSYLGATAQDIELNITNPIEKELRSVDGIAYFSSESSEGRSRIEVEYLPGEDAAVILRDIQQAVDRVGNLPKDIDSPPVVTQQKTSSLDVYHFGVSLADSNSDSASLQHYAYQLEKKINNLGGVGSITMSGFNEREFWVEVDPEKARRYQVAFDDISTAIEQHNLSQSGGFVESWSQEQKIVTMTKVESTGDVSNIVIKALDSGQVVRVSDVATVIDTFARATEDPVMSGKPAVIFSITNSGSADVIATIDSIKALLDKESERIGDQFIFQTSLDLGKDMGEKFSIVATNGAIGLVLVLLILSMILQRRVAFWVSVSIPFCVFGVMMVLPIMGLNLDSITLAALLLVIGIIVDDSVIIAESIFQEKEAGKKGVDAAVSGTLKVIKPLMASLVTTALVFIPMMFIPGTMGKAVAVIPITVIAALVFSFIECTLTLPAHLSSAKETTKKVEDKDRFEWVSNRYRSLLKIALNYKKSVIAVAIVGFVASGYLVSSLKVDIFPTEAGKYIDVYTEVKAGTPLLKVRDAHQAIEQAIESLPETELVSYELVYSSPVSQGIINLTNFDQRTRSAEQIITALNEELAGLSEDMFIKFSIDAGGPPPGDPVEVRVLGGTESGRNQTVELVMDWLEDYKGVTSINHSEALKDPQLNIVPQYHWLAKYNLTVSDLSNALRVGFDGNSVTSTWLGDQEVDIRVVLDEEFRDLEKLKTTKIYTADGQQVPLSRLAMVEQIEIPRLIKHYNGEREVTVSAALSDESISPVALADELVTELTGRYPSSVTINVGGEAESTNETMSGFMVVFPAAMVAIYFVLAVMFNSLLQPLLIMAVIPFAIMASLMALVVHMQPMSLFGLIGVLGMTGVVVNNSLVLINRINELRIEGLNAIDAVTQAAVSRLRPIVMTSLTTVAGLLPLAYGLGGTDVFMGPMSLTLGYGLLFSLPVVLLVIPAMYALFFSKGSVSKTKDSLHVASRLNVKES; translated from the coding sequence ATGAACTTCTTAGCATACTTCGCGAATCGTCAGTTTTTGGCTCGTATCATCACGGTTATGGTGTTGCTAACGGGTGCTATGTCGTTAATGCAGCTCAATTTGCAAGAGTACCCAGATGTTGCGATGGACACGGCGGAAATCGAAACCAGTTATCTCGGCGCAACAGCCCAAGACATTGAATTGAACATCACCAATCCTATAGAGAAAGAACTTCGTTCCGTCGATGGCATTGCCTATTTTTCGTCAGAATCTTCAGAAGGGCGATCTCGTATCGAGGTTGAGTATTTGCCCGGTGAAGACGCCGCCGTGATCTTGCGAGATATACAGCAAGCAGTAGATCGAGTCGGGAACCTGCCGAAAGACATAGATTCGCCGCCGGTTGTGACTCAGCAGAAAACCTCTTCTTTGGATGTGTATCACTTTGGCGTGAGCCTAGCGGATAGCAACTCAGATAGCGCATCTTTGCAGCACTATGCTTATCAATTAGAAAAGAAGATCAATAACCTTGGTGGCGTCGGTTCTATTACGATGTCCGGCTTTAACGAACGAGAGTTCTGGGTTGAGGTCGACCCCGAAAAAGCACGTCGTTATCAAGTTGCCTTTGATGATATTAGCACTGCGATCGAGCAGCATAACCTGTCACAGTCGGGCGGATTTGTAGAGTCATGGAGCCAAGAACAGAAGATCGTCACCATGACCAAAGTCGAGTCTACGGGGGATGTGTCTAATATCGTGATTAAGGCATTAGATTCCGGCCAAGTTGTCCGTGTGTCTGATGTGGCGACCGTTATCGATACTTTTGCACGAGCTACCGAAGACCCGGTGATGAGCGGGAAACCTGCGGTGATTTTCTCTATCACCAACAGTGGTAGCGCGGATGTGATTGCGACCATCGATAGCATTAAGGCTTTATTGGACAAAGAGAGCGAGCGCATTGGCGATCAATTCATTTTCCAAACGAGCCTGGATCTCGGCAAAGACATGGGTGAGAAGTTCTCTATCGTGGCAACCAATGGTGCGATAGGCTTGGTGTTGGTTCTGCTTATCTTGAGCATGATCCTGCAGCGTCGTGTCGCTTTCTGGGTATCGGTTTCTATCCCATTTTGTGTGTTCGGTGTGATGATGGTTCTGCCAATTATGGGGCTGAATTTAGACAGCATCACATTGGCAGCATTGCTCTTGGTGATCGGTATTATCGTCGACGATTCAGTGATCATCGCCGAAAGTATTTTCCAAGAAAAGGAAGCAGGTAAAAAGGGTGTCGATGCTGCGGTGTCGGGGACTTTAAAAGTAATCAAGCCATTGATGGCAAGCCTAGTGACAACGGCCTTGGTGTTTATCCCGATGATGTTCATTCCGGGCACCATGGGTAAAGCAGTCGCGGTGATCCCGATTACCGTAATCGCAGCGCTCGTGTTCTCGTTCATTGAATGTACGTTAACGTTGCCTGCACACTTATCTTCAGCGAAAGAGACCACGAAAAAAGTCGAAGACAAAGACCGTTTTGAATGGGTTTCAAACCGCTATCGCTCACTGCTGAAGATTGCACTGAACTACAAGAAATCAGTGATTGCAGTGGCTATTGTTGGGTTTGTAGCTTCTGGCTATTTAGTCTCTTCGTTGAAAGTGGATATCTTCCCTACTGAGGCGGGAAAATACATCGATGTGTACACCGAAGTGAAAGCGGGTACGCCATTATTGAAGGTGCGAGATGCTCACCAAGCTATCGAACAAGCGATTGAATCTCTGCCAGAAACGGAACTGGTTAGCTACGAATTGGTTTACTCATCTCCCGTATCGCAGGGCATTATTAACCTGACAAATTTTGACCAGCGCACCCGTTCAGCCGAACAGATTATCACGGCACTTAACGAAGAGTTGGCAGGTCTGTCTGAAGACATGTTTATCAAGTTCTCAATTGACGCGGGCGGCCCACCTCCAGGTGACCCGGTTGAAGTTCGTGTGCTCGGTGGAACGGAGAGTGGACGTAATCAAACCGTTGAGCTAGTGATGGATTGGCTAGAAGACTATAAAGGCGTGACCAGCATTAATCACAGTGAGGCACTGAAAGATCCTCAGTTGAACATTGTTCCTCAATATCACTGGCTCGCGAAATACAACCTCACGGTGAGTGATCTATCGAACGCGCTGCGTGTTGGCTTTGATGGTAACAGCGTGACATCCACTTGGCTTGGCGATCAAGAAGTCGATATTCGTGTGGTATTAGATGAGGAATTTCGCGACCTTGAAAAGCTGAAAACCACCAAGATTTACACCGCCGACGGGCAACAAGTACCATTGAGTCGCTTGGCTATGGTCGAGCAGATAGAAATCCCGCGCCTGATTAAGCACTACAATGGTGAGCGTGAAGTTACGGTATCCGCTGCCTTATCTGACGAGAGCATTAGTCCTGTCGCATTAGCCGATGAGCTAGTCACAGAGCTTACCGGTCGATACCCATCAAGCGTGACGATTAACGTAGGCGGTGAGGCGGAAAGTACTAACGAGACAATGAGTGGCTTTATGGTGGTGTTCCCTGCAGCTATGGTGGCGATCTACTTTGTATTGGCGGTAATGTTCAACTCATTACTGCAACCACTGCTCATTATGGCGGTTATCCCATTTGCGATTATGGCTTCGTTGATGGCGCTCGTGGTTCACATGCAGCCGATGTCTCTGTTTGGATTGATTGGCGTACTTGGGATGACGGGCGTTGTGGTCAATAACTCCTTGGTGCTGATTAACCGAATCAACGAGTTAAGAATCGAAGGTTTGAACGCGATTGATGCCGTAACTCAAGCGGCAGTCAGTCGTCTGCGCCCGATTGTTATGACATCGCTGACCACAGTGGCAGGCTTGTTACCTCTCGCCTACGGGTTAGGTGGTACAGATGTGTTTATGGGGCCAATGTCGCTCACGCTGGGCTATGGTCTGTTGTTCTCATTACCCGTTGTGCTGTTGGTGATCCCTGCCATGTATGCGTTGTTCTTTTCTAAAGGCTCAGTTTCGAAAACGAAGGACAGTTTGCACGTAGCGAGCAGGTTAAACGTCAAAGAGTCATGA
- a CDS encoding amidohydrolase: MTLKSLACTISAVLLAGCGSTVATQTYNADLIIKNGQILTINSEMDVIEDGVVVVKNDQIIAVGNEDLITQYRAEKVIDAQDGIVMPGMVNAHNHLPMIAFRGLGEEGISNRLFAYFFPLEAEKLSRELIYNATKLGSIELAQSGVTTYADMYYHMDEMAKATKEVGLRAVLGETVIKFPVVDAKEPYGGIEYAKGFIEQYKNDELITPAYAPHAVYTVSKDKLQEINKLSAQYDVPVLIHVAEFPNEEKRIKDETKATSPVEYMDEIGVLVERVVIAHGIHLSENDQKLLKQANAGISYNPMANAKGATGIAPAWEMYRADMRIGLGTDGPMSSNQVDIMRTLSYAANMQRLKHSDRTIMIPEQVIDMATLGGAKALHMEDQIGSLEAGKKADIVIVETQSANMMPNYDPYATLVYQANPSNIDTTIVNGQIVMENRVMQTVQLDEIRQSVDEFETDIKAFAKELSKKAIKSKSLMD; encoded by the coding sequence ATGACGCTTAAAAGCTTGGCATGCACCATCAGCGCAGTTCTGTTGGCAGGTTGCGGTTCGACAGTCGCGACTCAAACATACAACGCTGATCTGATCATCAAAAATGGACAGATACTGACGATTAATTCAGAAATGGATGTGATTGAAGATGGTGTTGTCGTCGTGAAAAACGATCAGATTATCGCTGTTGGTAACGAGGATTTAATTACTCAATATCGCGCTGAAAAGGTGATTGATGCTCAAGACGGGATTGTTATGCCGGGCATGGTCAATGCTCACAACCATCTACCTATGATTGCGTTTCGTGGTTTGGGTGAAGAGGGCATTTCGAATCGTCTGTTTGCTTACTTCTTCCCGTTAGAAGCCGAAAAGCTTAGCCGTGAACTGATTTACAACGCGACTAAGCTAGGCAGCATCGAATTAGCGCAAAGTGGTGTGACAACTTACGCCGACATGTATTACCACATGGATGAAATGGCAAAGGCGACCAAAGAAGTCGGCCTGCGCGCCGTGCTCGGTGAAACCGTGATTAAATTCCCTGTGGTTGATGCCAAAGAACCTTACGGCGGCATCGAGTATGCCAAGGGCTTTATTGAGCAATACAAAAACGATGAGCTAATCACTCCCGCGTATGCACCACACGCGGTGTACACCGTGAGCAAAGATAAGCTGCAAGAAATCAATAAGCTGTCTGCTCAATACGATGTACCCGTGTTGATTCACGTTGCTGAATTCCCGAATGAAGAAAAGCGCATCAAAGACGAAACCAAAGCGACATCACCTGTCGAATACATGGACGAAATTGGCGTGCTCGTTGAGCGTGTGGTGATTGCGCACGGTATCCACCTTTCAGAGAACGACCAGAAACTTCTGAAACAAGCCAATGCTGGCATCTCATATAACCCAATGGCTAATGCCAAGGGCGCAACGGGTATCGCACCTGCGTGGGAGATGTACCGTGCTGATATGCGTATTGGTTTGGGAACAGACGGCCCGATGAGTTCAAACCAAGTCGATATCATGCGTACACTAAGCTACGCAGCAAATATGCAACGTTTAAAGCATTCTGACCGCACCATCATGATTCCTGAACAGGTGATTGATATGGCGACATTAGGTGGCGCAAAAGCCCTACACATGGAAGACCAAATCGGTTCTCTTGAGGCAGGTAAGAAAGCGGATATCGTGATTGTAGAGACACAATCGGCGAACATGATGCCAAATTACGACCCATACGCGACCTTGGTTTACCAAGCGAACCCAAGCAATATCGACACGACCATCGTTAACGGTCAAATCGTAATGGAGAACCGCGTGATGCAGACCGTTCAGCTGGATGAAATCCGCCAAAGCGTTGATGAGTTTGAAACTGATATCAAAGCCTTTGCCAAAGAGCTTTCTAAGAAAGCGATTAAGTCTAAGAGTTTGATGGATTAG
- a CDS encoding alpha-xenorhabdolysin family binary toxin subunit A, with product MKKITRTLVLSSISIGLLSSFAFTSQAAPIQVNQASAEQNIPQITYDTIIGENGVFIDLETDNFILKQQEWYQIQAYVEGALALPVTETSMKSAFSIPNDIPFSNFQALVQQYSNIHDTAFYWKKDLYPSIVNLSLSLANYAQIKDYMLNPLSDALNEMLAKAFSPLPEDIEAVERNRKMAIAYLKSLQNFSLRYQQEVSDVGDNLLDFSAQLDTQKLQLEVLEGTHNGYLTDDGSALQQQVNDINARIAQLNRDYTHYVTVASTAVTYAWFPLVAVPIMGVYGDKAEKARKLRNELQNEVKDLEEQLSYTQKVYNSYHRSSESIDLISQQIEDAIPHINKLKLNWQKMNTDFTSLLAALDEAQNNADIMKDDAMLGAIGALANTSVAEMNWNNISEKAKAFANNAYIQEME from the coding sequence ATGAAAAAAATCACACGAACACTCGTATTATCTTCGATCTCGATTGGGCTACTTTCCTCTTTTGCTTTCACTTCTCAAGCAGCGCCAATTCAAGTTAATCAAGCGTCAGCCGAACAGAATATTCCTCAAATCACCTACGATACGATCATCGGTGAAAATGGCGTCTTTATCGATCTAGAAACCGACAATTTCATCCTCAAGCAGCAAGAGTGGTACCAAATCCAAGCTTATGTAGAGGGAGCACTGGCACTGCCCGTAACAGAAACCAGTATGAAATCGGCTTTTAGCATTCCTAACGACATTCCTTTCTCTAACTTCCAAGCCTTAGTTCAGCAATACTCAAATATCCATGACACCGCTTTCTACTGGAAAAAAGACCTGTACCCAAGCATCGTTAACCTATCACTAAGCCTGGCTAACTACGCGCAAATCAAAGACTACATGCTTAATCCTTTGAGCGACGCCCTTAATGAGATGTTGGCAAAGGCATTCTCACCGTTACCAGAAGATATTGAAGCCGTTGAACGCAACCGAAAAATGGCGATTGCTTACCTGAAAAGCCTGCAAAACTTTTCATTGAGATACCAGCAAGAGGTGTCCGATGTGGGTGATAACTTGTTGGACTTTTCTGCGCAACTAGACACGCAAAAGCTGCAACTTGAAGTGTTAGAAGGCACACATAACGGCTATCTAACGGATGATGGCAGTGCACTTCAACAGCAAGTAAACGACATCAATGCCCGAATCGCGCAGCTCAACAGAGACTACACTCACTACGTCACAGTTGCCTCTACCGCCGTGACCTACGCGTGGTTCCCTTTGGTTGCTGTTCCAATCATGGGTGTCTACGGAGATAAAGCAGAGAAAGCACGTAAGCTTCGCAATGAACTGCAAAATGAAGTTAAAGATTTAGAAGAACAATTGTCTTACACACAAAAGGTATATAACTCTTACCATCGCTCTTCAGAAAGCATTGATCTTATATCTCAGCAAATTGAAGATGCTATCCCACATATTAATAAGCTGAAGTTAAATTGGCAGAAAATGAATACCGACTTCACATCACTGCTTGCAGCATTGGATGAAGCTCAAAACAATGCCGACATCATGAAAGACGACGCAATGCTTGGTGCTATCGGTGCATTAGCCAATACATCGGTTGCAGAAATGAACTGGAATAACATCAGCGAGAAAGCTAAGGCATTTGCAAATAATGCTTATATTCAAGAAATGGAGTAG
- a CDS encoding 8-oxoguanine deaminase, producing METIWIKNPLAIYTGSLADAEGGIVIKGNTIIELVGKHKEPTLPVDYSVDASRHVVTPGLINAHHHFYQTLTRAYPGALNKELFHWLQSLYPVWANLDSEMMSLATELALVELMMSGCTTASDHHYLLPNGLEHAIDLQVEAAEKLGVRAIFTRGSMSLGEDEGGLPPRHTIQTEQTIIDDSQRLIRDYHQRDEGAMIQIALAPCSPFSVTTDLMKETAKISERENVMMHTHLCETLDEEDFCIEKFGLRPVDYLEDVGWLNERTWLAHGIHFNPEEIKRLGKAGIGISHCPTSNMMLASGICKNNDLEAAGVKVGLGVDGSASNDGSNMIAEVRMAMYLQRLQYGSANVSHFDALRWATSGSAAAMGRTDIGTLEVGKQADIAMFKLDDIRFSGSHDPLAALLLCGAQQADKLMVAGKWRVNDGAVIGVDMEQLMHRHHAAAMKLGKLAMNNN from the coding sequence ATGGAAACCATCTGGATTAAGAATCCTCTCGCAATCTACACTGGCTCACTCGCTGATGCAGAAGGCGGTATTGTCATTAAAGGTAATACAATCATTGAGCTGGTTGGCAAACACAAAGAGCCGACCTTACCCGTAGATTACAGCGTTGACGCCTCTCGTCATGTTGTGACTCCTGGACTTATCAATGCGCACCACCACTTCTATCAAACCCTAACGCGTGCCTACCCCGGCGCACTCAATAAAGAACTCTTCCATTGGCTGCAAAGCCTCTACCCGGTTTGGGCCAACCTCGATTCTGAGATGATGAGCCTAGCTACAGAGCTAGCATTGGTTGAGCTGATGATGTCGGGCTGTACTACCGCATCCGATCACCATTACTTGCTACCAAACGGGCTAGAACATGCCATCGATTTGCAAGTCGAGGCGGCAGAGAAGCTAGGCGTGAGAGCGATATTTACGCGTGGCTCAATGAGCTTAGGGGAAGATGAAGGTGGGCTACCTCCAAGACACACCATTCAAACCGAACAAACCATCATTGATGACAGCCAACGCTTGATTCGTGATTACCACCAGCGTGATGAAGGGGCGATGATTCAAATCGCGCTCGCGCCTTGTTCGCCATTCTCGGTCACCACGGATCTGATGAAAGAGACCGCCAAGATCAGTGAGCGTGAGAACGTGATGATGCACACCCACCTATGCGAAACGCTCGATGAAGAAGACTTCTGTATCGAGAAGTTTGGCCTACGCCCTGTCGATTATCTGGAAGATGTGGGCTGGCTGAATGAACGCACTTGGCTCGCTCATGGTATTCACTTCAACCCAGAAGAAATCAAACGGTTGGGCAAAGCGGGCATTGGTATCAGTCACTGCCCAACTTCCAATATGATGTTGGCTTCCGGTATTTGTAAGAACAACGACCTTGAAGCGGCTGGCGTTAAGGTCGGACTGGGTGTTGATGGTTCAGCTTCAAACGACGGCTCTAATATGATTGCCGAAGTTCGCATGGCGATGTACCTACAACGCCTGCAATATGGCTCTGCTAATGTTTCACACTTCGACGCATTGCGCTGGGCAACCTCAGGATCTGCCGCCGCAATGGGCAGAACCGACATTGGTACGCTAGAGGTCGGTAAACAAGCCGACATCGCGATGTTCAAACTGGATGACATTCGCTTCTCTGGCAGCCACGATCCACTGGCAGCACTATTGCTCTGCGGCGCTCAACAAGCGGATAAGCTGATGGTGGCCGGAAAATGGCGAGTTAACGATGGAGCAGTGATTGGCGTAGACATGGAGCAGTTGATGCACCGCCACCATGCGGCTGCGATGAAGCTAGGTAAGTTGGCAATGAATAATAACTAA
- a CDS encoding purine permease, whose protein sequence is MKLLYTLNERPPHGLTLLLALQHMLASIGGIVAVPLIVGASIGLPNTEIVSLINAALLASGIVTVAQCLGFGPVGIRLPVVMGSSFAFLGVAISIGNEGGVAAIMGSALIGSFVVIGASFYMDKVRKLFPTVVSGVVVTLIGLTILPVAMNWVGDSPANTEQFATLPKLFLALVSLGIVIGVSVYCKGAVAASAIVIGLAGGYIVALSLGMVDLEQISSAAWVGGPEPFKYGFTFSASAIISMSLVYIVVIAEATGDFMALGNNCQTQVSGKDLKRGLLGDGLGSTLSSILTAMPLASFSQNVGIVGITGVASRYVVAATGGLLILGGLFPKLAAIAVTIPKPVLGGVGFVMFGMIAYAGIRMLIKAADTKRNALVICVGLASGLAVTFEPRLLQHLPHDLANFLHSGITTGTIMTVVLNLVLPKSSKAEEQEALAESQAQVELEMKEQAEEELHSDEQLEIQQASTETDVQAASKNPEPKTN, encoded by the coding sequence ATGAAACTTCTGTACACCCTTAATGAAAGACCGCCTCATGGGCTAACCCTTCTACTCGCTTTACAGCACATGCTCGCCTCGATTGGTGGCATCGTCGCTGTCCCTCTTATTGTCGGCGCCTCCATCGGCCTACCCAACACAGAGATCGTTTCACTGATCAATGCAGCGCTATTGGCGTCTGGTATTGTGACTGTCGCGCAATGTCTTGGCTTTGGCCCTGTTGGCATTCGATTGCCCGTTGTTATGGGTTCGAGCTTTGCCTTTTTAGGTGTGGCTATTTCGATCGGTAACGAAGGTGGTGTCGCCGCCATTATGGGCTCGGCGCTTATCGGCTCGTTTGTGGTCATTGGTGCCAGCTTCTACATGGACAAGGTTCGAAAGCTGTTCCCAACCGTGGTAAGTGGTGTTGTGGTTACCTTAATCGGCTTAACCATTTTACCGGTTGCCATGAACTGGGTTGGCGATTCTCCTGCCAACACGGAACAATTCGCCACGCTACCTAAACTGTTTCTCGCACTGGTCTCTTTGGGGATAGTGATTGGCGTATCGGTTTACTGTAAAGGCGCGGTTGCGGCCTCCGCTATCGTGATTGGCCTAGCAGGCGGTTACATTGTGGCGCTGTCACTCGGTATGGTCGACCTTGAACAAATAAGTTCTGCGGCTTGGGTCGGTGGTCCTGAACCTTTCAAATACGGCTTTACCTTTTCTGCCAGTGCCATCATCAGCATGAGCTTGGTGTACATCGTGGTTATCGCGGAAGCGACAGGCGACTTCATGGCGCTTGGCAACAACTGTCAAACCCAAGTCAGCGGTAAAGATCTAAAACGTGGATTACTGGGTGATGGCCTTGGTAGTACCTTATCTTCGATTTTAACAGCGATGCCACTAGCGTCATTCAGCCAAAACGTCGGTATTGTAGGTATCACAGGTGTGGCAAGTCGCTATGTAGTGGCTGCAACAGGTGGCTTGCTGATTTTAGGTGGTTTATTCCCGAAATTAGCTGCTATTGCCGTCACGATTCCTAAACCCGTATTAGGCGGCGTGGGTTTTGTCATGTTCGGAATGATTGCCTACGCGGGTATCCGCATGTTGATCAAAGCCGCAGACACCAAGCGAAATGCCTTGGTAATCTGTGTAGGTTTAGCGTCTGGCTTAGCCGTCACCTTCGAGCCAAGACTGCTGCAACACTTGCCACATGATTTGGCGAACTTCCTGCACTCTGGCATTACGACTGGCACCATCATGACGGTTGTTCTTAACCTTGTGTTACCAAAATCATCAAAAGCTGAAGAACAAGAAGCGTTGGCCGAGAGCCAAGCGCAAGTTGAGCTAGAAATGAAAGAACAGGCTGAAGAAGAACTACACTCAGACGAGCAATTAGAGATTCAACAAGCAAGTACAGAAACAGATGTTCAAGCGGCATCAAAAAACCCTGAGCCCAAAACGAACTAG
- a CDS encoding NCS2 family permease has translation MSESKTEILNQDADNGILEKLFKIKAHGSSVKNELVGGVTTFATMAYIIFVNPQIMAASGMDAGAVFVATCIGAAIGCLLMGLFANWPVGLAPGMGLNAFFSFTVVSEMGYSWEVALGAVFISGILFVGMSFYKVRQWIIESIPESLRYSMTAGVGLFLGLIGLKTAGIVVENPATLVSLGDFTKPEALLAAIAFLIIAVLSERKVFGAVLIGILSVTLVGMMLGLVHYDGFFAAPPSLAPTFMAMDIAGALNVSMISVILAFLFVNMFDTAGTLMGVAERANLTNPETGKIEGLSKALKADSISSVAGACVGCPPVTSYVESAAGVAAGARTGLSAIVVGVLFLAAIFLSPLAGMIPAYATSGALIYVAFVMMSSMQHVDWKDFTNGAPAAITALMMPLTFSIANGIALGFITYTVLKLATGKTKDVSISMYFLAVIFIAKLVFIG, from the coding sequence ATGAGTGAGAGTAAAACAGAAATACTCAACCAAGATGCGGACAACGGAATTTTAGAGAAACTCTTTAAGATTAAGGCACACGGAAGCAGCGTAAAAAATGAGTTAGTCGGCGGTGTCACCACCTTCGCGACCATGGCTTATATCATCTTCGTTAACCCACAAATCATGGCCGCTTCAGGCATGGATGCAGGGGCAGTATTTGTCGCTACCTGTATTGGTGCCGCGATTGGTTGTTTGTTAATGGGCTTATTTGCTAACTGGCCTGTCGGCCTTGCTCCGGGCATGGGCTTGAACGCCTTCTTCTCGTTCACAGTAGTAAGCGAAATGGGCTACAGCTGGGAAGTGGCGCTAGGTGCGGTGTTTATCTCCGGTATCTTGTTTGTCGGGATGAGTTTCTACAAAGTCCGCCAATGGATCATCGAGAGTATTCCTGAGAGCTTGCGCTATTCCATGACTGCGGGTGTTGGTCTGTTCTTAGGTCTAATTGGATTAAAAACAGCGGGTATCGTCGTCGAAAACCCAGCAACTTTGGTTTCACTGGGTGATTTCACCAAACCAGAAGCTCTGCTTGCTGCTATCGCATTCTTGATCATTGCGGTTCTGAGTGAACGTAAAGTATTTGGCGCGGTACTTATCGGTATTTTGAGTGTAACGCTAGTCGGCATGATGCTTGGCCTAGTTCACTACGATGGCTTCTTCGCTGCACCACCAAGCCTAGCACCAACCTTTATGGCAATGGATATCGCAGGCGCACTGAACGTATCGATGATCAGCGTTATCTTGGCTTTCCTTTTTGTAAACATGTTCGATACCGCGGGTACATTAATGGGCGTGGCTGAGCGTGCAAATCTGACCAATCCTGAAACGGGTAAGATTGAAGGTCTGAGCAAAGCACTGAAAGCCGACAGTATTTCAAGCGTGGCAGGTGCGTGTGTGGGTTGTCCGCCAGTAACCAGTTATGTAGAGAGTGCCGCTGGTGTTGCAGCAGGCGCACGAACAGGCCTCTCAGCAATTGTGGTTGGTGTATTGTTCTTAGCGGCAATTTTCCTATCACCGCTTGCAGGTATGATCCCAGCTTACGCTACGTCTGGTGCTCTTATTTACGTCGCATTCGTGATGATGAGCAGCATGCAGCACGTCGATTGGAAAGACTTTACTAACGGCGCACCAGCCGCGATTACCGCACTGATGATGCCGCTGACCTTCTCTATCGCTAATGGTATTGCACTGGGTTTCATTACCTACACCGTGCTTAAACTGGCGACAGGTAAAACCAAAGATGTGTCTATCTCGATGTACTTCCTAGCGGTTATCTTTATCGCCAAGCTAGTGTTCATCGGTTAA
- the uraH gene encoding hydroxyisourate hydrolase, with the protein MGRLTTHVLDTTHGLPGAEIKVELYKVNEDSTEKLATVLTNSDGRTDAPILAGNEFRPGKYQLVFYVADYYKSKGVELDGVPFLDDVVIRFGLDDPDAHYHVPLLVSPYSFSTYRGS; encoded by the coding sequence ATGGGAAGACTAACAACACACGTATTAGACACTACTCACGGCTTACCGGGCGCAGAGATCAAGGTAGAGCTTTATAAGGTAAACGAAGACTCAACAGAAAAGCTGGCGACCGTGCTCACCAACTCAGATGGACGAACCGATGCGCCGATTCTGGCTGGGAATGAATTCCGACCGGGGAAATATCAATTGGTGTTCTATGTAGCCGATTACTACAAAAGCAAAGGTGTCGAATTGGATGGTGTACCTTTCCTAGACGATGTGGTTATTCGTTTCGGCTTGGATGATCCCGATGCGCACTACCACGTTCCACTTTTAGTCTCACCATACAGTTTCTCGACTTATCGGGGCAGTTAG